The window ATTGTCTTCCTTTGCTTTGAACTCAACAATTTTCGCATCCACAGCTCTCACGTACTCGACGTAGTCCTCCCAGCCCGCGCCCGGTCCTATTCCCAGCTTTTTTGTGAAGTTGAACGTGTACTCAACGTCCCCGGCCGTGATGGGTGTTCCATCGCTCCAGAATGCCTGATCTCTGATCTTGATCCGCACGATCTTGTCACTCAGAAACTCGTAACCTTCGGCCAGGATCGGAAACCAGATGTCCCTGCCGGGTTCGTAAAGATACAGAGGCACATACAGAAACTGGTTTGTCCCCCAGGTGGGCTGAGGTGAGTAAAGGTTCCACGCCGTTGCCACCGCGAAAGAGCCCACCGTGTAGAGCGTTTCGTTCCTGGGTAACGGACCTGCGAGAACGTCGTGACGATCGACACCAGGAACAGCATCACAGAAAGCCATTTTCTCATTCGACACTCCTCCTTTGAGAAAGATTGAGGCTTTGTGAGCAGCTTCTGTTTCAACGATAACATTAACGTTCATGCAAATCAACCGACGATTTATGGTCCAAGGAAGAGAAAAAACAAGCATGTTGAAGATAAATTTAGAAAATGGAACGTTCCGTCACGGAATGGGTGTAACTGAGTTATTTCCAAGGGTCTGCAGCGGTTCCGCTGGAGACGATAACACATTAAAGGAGCGCCTGCGCGATGAGCAAGCGCTCCGATACAGCCGTTACAGATGGTGCGTCACTGAACTTCGACCAGCGCGCCCAGGAACTGGCTTTTGTAAAGCTCCGCGTAGAAACCTCCTTTGGCGAGCAACTCTTTGTGAGTACCTTTCTCTATGATCTTTCCCTCGTTCATGACGAGTATCAGATCGGCGTTTTTTATCGTTGAAAGTCTGTGCGCGATGATGAAACAGGTCCTACCTTTCATCAAATCGTCCATGGCCTTCTGAATGTAGATTTCGGTCAGCGTGTCCACGTTGCTCGTGGCTTCATCGAGGATGAGAATGTCCGGATTAGCTAAGAACGCCCTCGCGATGGTTATGAGCTGCTTTTCACCGTAGGATATGTTCGTCGCCTCTTCGTTGATCACAGTGTCGTACCCATCCGGTAGTGCCATGATAAAGTGGTGCGCCTGCGCCATTTTGGCGGCCCTTATGATCTCTTCTTCAGTCGCGTTTTCCTTACCATACGCGATGTTTTCTCTTATCGTACCGTTGAAGAGCCACGTGTCCTGAAGCACCATGCCGAAGCATCTTCTCAAATTGTTCTTGTGGATGTCTCTTATGTCTATGCCATCGATCTTGATGCTACCTTTCTGTATCTCGTAGAACCTCATCAGAAGGTTCACAAGCGTAGTTTTCCCGGCTCCCGTTGGACCAACGATGGCGATCCTCTGGCCGCTCTTGACGTCCACGTTCAGATCTTCGATGAGCGGTTTTTCCGGTACGTAACTGAAGTAAACGTTTTCGAACTTGACATCACCTTTCACCTTTTCTATCCTCAGCGCGTCCGGTTTTTCAGGCTTTTCTTCTTCCTCATCGAGTATCTCGAAGACCCTCTCCGCCGCGGCGATCGTCGATTGGATCAAATTCGCTATGTTGGAGATCTGCACGATGGGTTGTGTGAACTGCTGAGAGTACTGTATGAAAGCCTGAACGTCTCCGATCGTTATGGCCCTCTTCGTGACGAGGATACCGCCGACCACCGAGACGATCACGTAGCCCAGATTGCCGATGAAGCGCATCAATGGCATGATCATGCCAGATAGAAACTGCGCCTTGTGGCTCGCATCACAGAGCCTTTCGTTGATGTCCTCAAATCTCTCTATCACATCACGTTCTCTGTTGTAGGCCTTCACCACGATGTGGCCCGAATAGACCTCTTCGGCGTGCCCGCTCAGTTCTCCGAGTTCTTTCTGCTGCCTTGAGAAGAACCTCTGAGAGTGCTTCGCAATGATGACGGTCACGATTATGCTCAGTGGCAAAGTGAGGATCGTGACGCCGGTGAGTATGGAGCTTATGGTGAGCATCATGATCGTGACACCAACGATCGAAACGATACCTGAAACGAACTGCACAAGGCTCTGCTGGAGCGTGTTGCTGATCAGATCGACATCGTTTGTGACACGACTCAGAATCTCACCGTGAGTTCGAGAATCGTAGAATTTCAAAGGAAGCCTCGAGAGTTTCTCAGAAACGTCTTTCCTCATCTTCCTCACGATCTTCTGAGAGACGCCCGCCATAATGAACTGTTGCAGATAGCTCAGCAGACCGCTCACAGAGTAAAGAACGCTCACCTGAATCAAAATCTTCGCCACGTAGGAGAAATCTATCTTTGCGTTTGGAAGCCTGAGCATCTTCGCCATGATTCCGCGAAAGATTTCGGTGGTCGCCCTACCCAGAATCTTTGGGGCCATTATGGTGAGGACTGTGGCGGTGATCGTCAGAGCCAGAACGATGATGATGGCAAGAAGGTACGGCCTCAGATAGGCGAGCAATCTTTTCAGCGTACCCCTGAAATCCTTCGCCTTTTCCGCAGGCCTGGCCAGAAGTGGACCACCGGGTCTGGGACCTCTCACCGGCAGGTTATGTGTCTGGACGTTCCTTTCACTTGCCATTGTGCTCACCTCCAACCACAGCTTCTTCTTCGGAGATCTGCGACAGCACGATGTCTCTGTACACGGAGCACGTCTTCATGAGTTGTTCGTGTGTGCCTATACCTTCCACCCTACCATCCTTTAGAACGATGATCTGATCTGCGTGCATGATTGTTGCGACTCTCTGCGCGACGATGATCACCGTTGCGTCTTTCAGCTCTCTCATCAACCTCGAGCGGATCTTGGCATCTGTTCTAAAATCGAGAGCCGAAAAGGTGTCGTCGAAGAGATAAATTCTGTGTTTTTCTGCGATAGCGCGGGCGATCGAGATCCTCTGTTTCTGTCCTCCGGACAGGTTGGTTCCACCCTGGGCCACGGGGGCGTTGAGACCTTCGGGCAACTTTTGGGTGAATTCAGTCACCTGGGCGATCTCGGCGGCCCTGAGGATGTCTTCGTCTGTCAGCTCGTTTCTGCCAAACCTTATGTTCTCGGCGATCGTGCCTGAAAAGATGATCGGTTTCTGTGGGGCGTAACCTATAAGCCTTCTGAGCTTTTCCAACGGAATCTTTCTCACATCGATTCCGTCGATTTTGACGGAACCTTCAGCCACATCGTAGAACCTCATGATCAGATTGAGGATGGTCGTCTTTCCAGAACCTGTGTTTCCAATGATCGCAGTTATCTGACCGTTCCTCGCGGTGAATGAGACGTTCGAGAGTGCCGGTTCCTTCGCTCCGGGATAGTAGAAGGTCACGTTCTCGAACTGGACCACGCCGTCTCCGGAAGGTTCTTCCACCTGTTCCGGCTCTCTTAT is drawn from Thermotoga sp. Ku-13t and contains these coding sequences:
- a CDS encoding ABC transporter substrate-binding protein, which translates into the protein MAFCDAVPGVDRHDVLAGPLPRNETLYTVGSFAVATAWNLYSPQPTWGTNQFLYVPLYLYEPGRDIWFPILAEGYEFLSDKIVRIKIRDQAFWSDGTPITAGDVEYTFNFTKKLGIGPGAGWEDYVEYVRAVDAKIVEFKAKEDN
- a CDS encoding ABC transporter ATP-binding protein, whose amino-acid sequence is MASERNVQTHNLPVRGPRPGGPLLARPAEKAKDFRGTLKRLLAYLRPYLLAIIIVLALTITATVLTIMAPKILGRATTEIFRGIMAKMLRLPNAKIDFSYVAKILIQVSVLYSVSGLLSYLQQFIMAGVSQKIVRKMRKDVSEKLSRLPLKFYDSRTHGEILSRVTNDVDLISNTLQQSLVQFVSGIVSIVGVTIMMLTISSILTGVTILTLPLSIIVTVIIAKHSQRFFSRQQKELGELSGHAEEVYSGHIVVKAYNRERDVIERFEDINERLCDASHKAQFLSGMIMPLMRFIGNLGYVIVSVVGGILVTKRAITIGDVQAFIQYSQQFTQPIVQISNIANLIQSTIAAAERVFEILDEEEEKPEKPDALRIEKVKGDVKFENVYFSYVPEKPLIEDLNVDVKSGQRIAIVGPTGAGKTTLVNLLMRFYEIQKGSIKIDGIDIRDIHKNNLRRCFGMVLQDTWLFNGTIRENIAYGKENATEEEIIRAAKMAQAHHFIMALPDGYDTVINEEATNISYGEKQLITIARAFLANPDILILDEATSNVDTLTEIYIQKAMDDLMKGRTCFIIAHRLSTIKNADLILVMNEGKIIEKGTHKELLAKGGFYAELYKSQFLGALVEVQ